From the Sphingobacteruim zhuxiongii genome, the window TTGCGATCTCCCAGTACTTCCAGTTGCTCTTCATATTTCTCTAGTCGAGGCAAATAGTCCTCTTCAAGTTTCTTAAGCTGCTTATCAGTAGATTTATTGGCTCCTTTGAACTTGGCATTGATCGCTTCGATCTTTTCCTTCAACCGACTGCTATCAATGGCCTTGCTAACTTCTTGATGCCCTAATGAAGATTGGTCTTGGGCGATCTGAGCCTCGATTTCCGAAAGAACCGAAGCAATGTTTGCTTCTAGCTTTACCTTATTCTTCTCGACCGATTTCTTCCAAACGAACGTATAACGACCAGCGACCGACTCGATCTTGGTGCCATCAACATATTGAACTTTCAGGCTAACATACTCCATATCATGCAGCATACGAACGATACTTGCAAACAGCTCTTGTATCTGTCCTTTAAGACGCTTTCCTCTGAAATAATTGATCGTACGATAATCAGGTGTGCTATTGCCCGAAAGCCACATGAAATGGATATTCTCTTGTAAGGCGCGCTCAATTTTTCGGCAAGAATAGATATTGCTTAAATAGGCGTAGAACAGCACCTTAATGAGCATTCTAGGGTGAAAACTAGTGGTGCCTCCGCCTTTATACTGACGGATAATATGATCTAGATCCAACTGATCAACAACCTGACTCACCAACCGAACCGGATGGTTCATTGGAATACGATCTAAAATATTCTCAGGAAATAGACTCGGACTATTGGATGGAAGCGCTTTGAATTGTATGTTTGCCATATTGTTTTTTTGGGTGCACCTTAAGATACAAAATCTTAAGGACAAAAAAACAGAAAAACCCCGCCATTTTTTAATGACGGGGTTCTTTCTTTAAGAGACCTTTTTAGACAGCCCCTTTATTATTTTGAGTACAGTGTCTGTATTTTAATTCCCTTTAAACTTGGAATCCTCCAAAATTTCTTGTGCGTTTTCTGCTTTCAATAAATCTGTCAGCGTTTTCTCAGGATGTTTTTCCATATACTTCCTTACTATCTGCCAACCGATGAAGGTTCCTAACTTTGGTGCAGACTCATTATTCCCACCTAGCTCTGGCGTAAAAGGTGCTTCTGTAAAATATTTCTGCGTCCTTAAATAATCCGTACTATACAATAAATCTTCCTCCAAAAACCATTGCCAAACATCCCTTTGATACTGTTCTGCCCAGGCTAATTGAGCGCTGGTATAGCCTATTTTAAGTGAATCTTGGCAGTCCGTTAATTGATCCATCGCATAAAGTACTTTTCCATGATAGACCATTTGTTGCAGTGTATTTACATCCGCGTCTTTAATTGGATAAAGTTCTTCTCTAATGACCGCTTCGATAACACGGGGAGTAATATTCTCAGGAGTAAAGCGACGTGAAACGTACAAAGGAATAGATCCTATTAATGCCGGATAGAATGGTGAGTTGGTCCCTAAGAACATATCAAGCCCAATACCAATATACTTCTCGCCAATCGGCACTTGCACTTCAAACCCAGAGAAAAAAGAGATTAGTCTCGGAACCTCATAATTTGGAAAGTAATACTTAATATAACTGAAAGCCGCACTCAGCTCGGCTTCTTGTTTTTTCATATCTGGGTATTTTTTCGCTACCGCTGCTGCCAAATCCACAAAGTCTTTTTTCTTAATTACTTCGCTCAAAACTTCGTTAAGATAGATTGAATCTCGAGGATCACTAACCTTTAACATAAACTGCATGTAATCGGAATAAAACGGATTATACTGTTGTTGCCAGCTCTTGTTTTTAGATTGAATATCTTCAGGCTTCAATTCTGCAATTGCACGATCGAATCGTTCAATTTTAATATCGACCGGTACCGAAGAAACATCAGGCTTCCCCTTTTTTGATTGACAGGAAATAAATAAGAAAGACAGAAACAGAAATAAAAATAGCTTGTTAATAGTAGGACTCATCAAAGTATACGCTAGTGATAGACAAAATTAATTAGTAAATTTACAATAAATTCAGGCACATGAAAATTGCTTTATCACAACTCAACTACCACATCGGAAATTTTGAACAAAACAACCATAAAATAATTCAAGCTATCCAAGTAGCGAAAGCATCTGGAGCAGAATTAATTGTCTTTGCAGAGTTGGCAATTGGTGGATATCCCGCCAAAGATTTACTTCGAAATTCATCATTTTTAGATCAGTGTGAACAGAGCGTTCGCGAGATTGCTCAGGCATGCCAGGGAATTGGATGCATTATTGGCGCACCTGTACGAAATAAAGATGCTGAAGGGAAAGCTCTATATAACACCGCACTTCTTTTAGAAAATGGTGAGGTAAAACATACCGTTAAGAAAAGTTTGCTTCCGGACTATGACGTCTTCGATGAATACCGTTACTTCGAGCCCAATAAACACGTGAACTGTATTCAATTTCACGGCAAGACGATTGCCCTAACCATTTGCGAAGACCTATGGGATGATGACGGACCAAACTCCTACGTAGGTGATATCATGCTTGAATTAGCGAAAGAGCAACCAGATTTAATTATAAATATAGCGGCATCTCCATTTTCGTATACGCACTTTGAGAGCAGAAAAAATGTATTGAGCCGTAATGTAATTAAAACCAACGCCCCATTGATTTATGTAAATCAAGTTGGAGCCCATACTGACATTATTTTTGATGGAAGATCCCTTGCATTTAATAAAAAGGCTGAAATTATCGGAGAGTTGGAAGCATTCAAGGAAGACATGGCTTATGTCGAATTGGAAAAGGATTTAACAGCATTCGAAGAAAACAGAGTAGTTAACCATACTGAGATTTCACTAATTCATCAAGCGATCATTTTAGGCTTAAAAGATTATTTTCAGAAATCTGGCTTTAAGAAGGCAGTGCTTGGTCTTTCTGGAGGTCTTGATTCTGCATTGGTTGCAGCCTTGGCCTGCGAAGCATTAGGACCGGAGAATGTATTGAGTGTACTGATGCCATCAATTTATTCGTCTGACCACTCATTGAAAGATGCTTTGGATTTAGTAAAAAACACGGGATGTGAGCATCGAATAATCCCCATAAAAGATATCGCTAATGCATTTGAAGTTGGCTTAGCAGAAAGTTTTGCAGGTAAATCTCCAGATACTACGGAAGAAAATATTCAAGCTAGAACAAGGGGGACTCTTTTAATGGCGATGTCTAATAAATTTGGTAACATCTTGCTAAATACTTCCAACAAGAGTGAAGCTGCTGTTGGATATGGGACATTATATGGGGATATGGCAGGTTCATTAAGCGTTATTGGTGATGTGTATAAAACACAAGCTTATCAATTGGCAAATTATATTAATCGGGATCGCGAAATTATTCCAGTTAATACGATTGTAAAACCTCCTTCCGCCGAACTGAGACCCGATCAAAAAGATTCTGATTCGCTTCCTCCCTATGATACCCTTGATGCGATTTTATTTCAACTTGTCGAGATGGAAAAATCGGCTAGCGAATTGATCCATCTAGGTTTTGATGAGGCACTTGTACAAAGGATTTCGAAGTTGTTAAACAACGCTGAATTCAAGCGTTTTCAAGCACCTCCTATTTTAAGAGTAAGTCCAAAGGCGTTTGGATCGGGAAGAGCGATGCCTTTAGTTGCAAAATATCCTTTTTAAATTATTGAAATTAAACCTTTAACGAAAGACGTCGTCTAATATTAAAATAAATAAAATTATGAAATCGCTTTGGTCAATAATTATCGTCGGGATTGCTTTATTTTTTGCGTCCTGTTCATCCTACAAGTACAATACGACTAGGGTGCAAAATTTAGATTTCTCTCAATATAAAACCTATGGCTGGTTACCTCCAGTAGACTCTCTTTCCAAGAATTATTTCACAAATGATATTTCTAGAAGTAATATTATCTCTTCTGCAAATAAAGAAATTGAAGCTAGAGGTTTGAGTTATTCAAAGGAAAACCCAGATGTTCTCTTCCGTTATGTGACAATCGTAAACAACAAAAGTCGCGTAGTATATAGCCAAAGCTATGGATGGGGCGGCCCATGGGGAATGTATCGCCCTTGGGGATGGGGATGGTATGGAGGCGGTGCTTCTTACCCTGTTGGAAAAGAGAGATTCCGATATGCTCACGTCATCATTGAAGCAATTGATCGTAGATCGAATGCTGTAGTATGGCAAGCTCGTGGATCTGGTGAAATAAAAAGCCCTGAAAAAGCAATCAATAACCTACCTAAAGTTATTCAGGGTATTTTCAAAGAGTATCCAATGAAATAAATAAGGTATTAGAAAGATATAATAAAAAAGGGCTTCCAAATGGAAGCCCTTTTTTTAATTTATAGGAGAGACTCGCATTAAATAGATGGTCTCTGGTTGATGTAGAAAGGAACTTCTACATGATCTTTCGATTTGTTTATGATCAGCTCTGCGGCCATCTTACCCATCATTTCGAAATCCGTAGAAATCGTTGTAATGCCATTAAGAATAAATTTCTTTAACGGCGTCTCGTTATACGAGATGACACCAACGTCTACTCCTATTTTGAGTTTTTTACCTATTATTTTATCCAAGAGTTTGACTAAATCATCCTCAGCAATATTGATATAACAGGTTCCTACGGAAATCCGCTCTTTATCTAAATCACTTACAAGCGAATGGTTAAAAGCATATTGTTGAGCAAACTTATAAAAGCCTTTTATGATCGACTTTGGATAGTCGCTGTTGTCAGGAAAAATCAATTTAATTGTGCTATACTTTGATAAAGCAGGTAGTGCCTCTTCCAATGCGGAGTAAATGTCTTTCTCATAATTCTCATAAACAGCAGCAAAATCCCCCTGTATATCATCGACATATTTCCCCAACAAGACCAGTTTTTCACGTGGAATATATTTATTAATAATCTCCGAAGCTTGATCTCTACCCTCTTTAAAATGAGGAAAAAGAACATAGTAATCATAAGTCTTCGTCAGATTACTCAATAAGGTTCTTAAATAGGTAATATCACTATTGTAAACGAATAAATCCAAGGCAGCTTCATCGGCCAATTCTTTCGCAAATGAGTCGTATACAATCTTCTTATGCGCACTTAGCTTATTCAATAGCAACGCTATTTTATGCCTTTGTTTAACATCTGTTGTAGCAACATAATATCCCTTACCAGGAATAGATGCTATGACATCAGAATTTTTAAGAAATTTATAAGCTTTTTCGACTGTATCCCTTGAAATATCGACATAAACACTAAGTTCATTAATCGACGGTAACATATCATCTTTCTCCAATGTTCCATTCTTAACCGCATCAATTATAGCAGACGCTAGTTGCTGATACTTCGGTGTCGCCGAAAAATCACTTATTTGAATGGTTTTTAGAAAGTCAGTTACCTTACTAGTCATAGGAGCCGCATTATAATTAGTTTGGTGCTCTTTATATTGCATTCTAATATAGATAAAATACTTTACTTCAAAACTATTTTTAAGATTTGACTTTGAAGTCAAATCTTAAAAATACTGTAAGTCATGCAAATTACCGTCCTGTCCCTACATGAACTTAAAATACCTTAAATGCTTTTGCTAGATGAAATCCGATTGCATCGTGCGATATCGGGTAGATACGATGGGTTATTTTGAGCTGTGAATAATACGCATCGACTGAAGAGGAAATTCCTTTAATTGCGATAAGAGAAGAATGTAAGTGCTTATACCAATATAATTGCTGGAATCTACCAGCTAACCCGCTAGCTCACTCAACATGGTTAAAGAGGGAGCAAAAAACAAACTTCCTGTTTTCGCAGTACTAAAATCTAGTATTCGATCGTAATTACCCTCCGGGTTGCCAACAAACATATTTGTCAACATCTTTTCAACTGTACTAAACGTACTGGCGTAACAGATGAAATAAGTTCCCATCTCATTATCACTAACGCTTCCGAAAGGCATATTATCGCGAACGACTTTGAAGTTATCTCCAACATTTGCTAATGCGCTATGCGAATTGGATGGCTTTTCATTGTCACTCATCTCGATATCCATTGCTTTTGAGCGACCAATAACTTTCTCCTGGGCTTCAATTGAAAGGTTATTCCAAGCGCGAAGATCATGGATGTATTTTTGAACAAATAGATAGCTACCACCAGCGTACCTTGGATCGGCATCTGAAACAACTGCGAAATAATCGCGCTCAGGTCCATGTGGGTTTTCTGTACCATCCACGAAACCTAAAATTGAACGACTATCCCAGTATCGAAATCCTTGAACTTCAACAATACAATTACCAATCTCGTTCATCACTAAGCTAATTTCATTTGCCATATCATAAGCCAAACTCCGTTCATCAGCACGTATATGAAAATGTAGATCCGCCGCGGTTGCAACTGCCGTATGTTTGTCTCCTCGAATAGTTTGAAAATTTTTCAGCTCCTTTGGAAGTGGCGAAGGAAGATTTAATTTTCTCCAAGCATCATGACCGATACCCATAACGACGCTAGCTTTTGCGTTGGGGAAACGATTCAGCACAGAATGATTAAGATTAATCACTAGTGCACAAACGCGTTGAAATATAGTCTTTAAGATGGTTGGGGATATTTGAGAGTTGAGCTCCCAAACAAGGAAAAAGGTGTTATTATTCGGATAATCTGTAACGTTCTGCGCCTGATTTGCAACATTGGAATTATTGACAACCATTTTAATTAGATATATAAGTGATGCTTATTCTTCAAAACGAACAATACGCATCACTTGTTTTATCAATCTAACATTTTTTGATTTAACCCATCGGGCCAAATATTTTATTGAGTATTATATCCTTGATGGCAGTTGGCTCCAATGAGCTTTCAAACTTATCTTTACTAATCCAGATAGGGAAATATTGCTGTTCAACGTCGATAATCCCATGAGAGCCTTTCACTAAGTTCGCATCTAAGGGGGTAATATCGAGTGTAGCACGAAATCCTATCTTTTTTAATAGAAGCTTAAAAATTGCTCTCGACTTTGAAGTCATAAACATCTCTACTGGATCGTAGCCCGGTTTTTTATGAATATCAACCATACGCGCATAATCTGGTGCAACGTTGTCATCTTCCCAGAAATAATAGGTAAACCAAGCATTTCTTTTCGCTAAAACTAACAAGTCGCCAGAACGTTCATGATCCATTCCATAAGCCTTTTGTTCTTCTTTATCCAACACCTTATCCACACCGTCTAATTGGCTTAGTGACTTCTTTACTCGCTCCTGAATGCTTCTATTCTTACAGTATACGTGTGCAATTTGATGATCGGAAACCGCAAATGCATCAGACGCAGCGGCATCCAACAATTCCAATCCACGTTCAATACGAATCTCTAAAAAGCCCTCCTTTCGAAGAGCACGATTAATATGAATTGGTTGATCCACTGCCGCAATTCCATATTCAGAAAGTATAACAACCTCTATCCCTCTTCCTTCAAAAAAAGTAACCAGCTCTTTTACCAAGGTATCAATCTCCAACAGTTCAGACTTAATCAATTCTAAATTAGGCCCATGCTTTTGCAAGCAATAATCTAAATGTGGTAAATAGATTAAATTCAATGTTGGTTGGTGCTTCTCTTCGACATACATGGCTGCATCTGCAATCCAACGAGAAGAAGTAATATTCGCATTTGGTCCCCAAAAATTGAATAATGGGAATTTCCCAAACTTCTCTGTAAGTTCATCGCGCAGCGAAGCTGGATATGCATAGCAGTCTGGCATCTTTCGGCCGTCAGCAAGATAGTTAGGGCGCGGTGTAACGGAATAATCCGCATCGTTGTACATATTGTACCACCAAAACATTTGAGCACACGTAAAGGCTGGATTTCGCTTCTTCGCAGTCACCCATATATTCTCCGACTGAACTAATTTATTGGACTGTTTCCAAAACTGGATTTCAGAAGCGGCATGATCATACCAACCATTCGCGACAATACCATGTTCATTTGGATTTTTCCCGGTTAAATATGTCGTTTGCGCAGCGGTAGTAAGCGCAGGCATCGCAGGCTTTATATCGCCTAAATGATGACGTTTAATATATTCATTTAGAAATGGGGTATATTCCCCTAAGACAGACTGCGACAATCCAACAACGTCTATTACGGCAACTCTATTCATATTATCTTTAGTCTTTTAACTCGTTTAACAGCCATTGCAGCTCACGCGAAATGGAGTCTTCAATAGGCATTTGTAGTGATTTAGGAAGAACAGCCCAAGTATAGGTCTCTACTTCGACATGTCTTGTGCGCTCGCGCTGCTTTTGTAAAGCCAAGACTTCTAAAATATCTTGCTGAGTAGATGAAATTACTCCGTACTGTTCTAAAAAGATGGGTACATGGAAATGACTACGCCATTCCACATGTGTTAGATCCTCGATATCAGGTAAAGCATCCATTAAATCAAGATACTTAACCAATTCATTTGACTTGTTTCTTGCGATAACCTGATGAAGATAAATAGGCTCATCAAATTCCTCTAAAATCTTCTTCTTTTCTTGTCTATCTGCAAGATTATCCGTCAGATTCACTTTCAATGCAGAACTAACTTGAAACTTCCCTATCTGAATACCTAATTGCTCAAGGCGATCAACGGCTTCTGAATGATTTTCGTAAGCCAACGCAAAGTGGCAAACATCATAGCAAATAGTAACGTAACGTTTGACGAGCAGCTTCGATTGCTCTTCATCCAAACCTCGTGTTTTTTGGAAAAAGGAAACTGCTAAAGGAAGGAGCTCTTGCTCATACCATTCAATAAACTCATCTACATTTTCCAATACACCATCGGGCTCTGGTTCAATATCAAGATGCATATATTTGCCCGTCTGAACTTCTTTATCGTAAAGGTAAGCCGCAACTTCAAGAATTTGTTGTGTTGACTCACTACGCATCGTAGTCCATTCTTCCGCAGATTCATCAAACCAAAACCTATAGCTCAGCGGTGAAGTTGATATACCCGCCTCTGCTTTATCTGGTATAAGTTCTGCTAAAATATCAAAAAGGCGAATGGTATAGTCTTTACGCTTTCTACTCGTCCAATCCGGAAAGTGAACCATGTCCTTAACTCTTTTCTCATGAAAATCACCAAAAGGAAATCCATTCAATGTAAAGACATAAACATCATGCTCCTTAAGCCATTGCTGAAACGCCAACAACACATCTGGTTTCGATAACTGCTCACTTGCTTCGGCAGAAATGCGCAGCCCTAAACCAAAAGAAGCATCCGGAGAAACCGCACTCTTTATCTTCGGGACATATTGCGCTAACTGATTGAAATGATCTATCCAATCCTGTCCAGGATGTATATTTGTACAGTATGAGATATGCGTATTAGCTAACTTCATCTAATCGGTTATATTCTTTTTCGAAATCACGTAAAATATCAATCGCTTGTAAAACATAGTCGCCATCAATGTGATGATAATCTCTACCTTTCCCAAGTTTCTCTAACAACACAACAGTCAATCTTCCACCTAGATGTTCTTGGAACTCTGTAAGCCCTTTGAGCAATTGCTGCTTTCCTTCGACTTCAGAGAGTATCGGGTGGTAAACTGGTAATCCCAATTGATGAATTAAATTGACAACTGAAAGTGCTTCTGATTCTGTTAGATTACCGATGAGATAAGAATATATGACGTCAATCGCTAAACCAATAGCCACTGCTTCTCCGTGTAAAACTTCAAAATTACTCAGCTGCTCTAATTTATGCGCGCTCCAATGACCAAAGTCTAAAGGGCGAGAAGATCCCAATTCAAATGGATCACCATTACGTATATGCTCTAAATGTAAGTCAGCGCAACGATAAATCAACTCCTTCATTGATTGAGAATCTCTGCGAGGTAAGTCTTCTACTTGCGCTTGAATCCAATTGTAAAAATCTAAATCTTTGATCAAGGCTACTTTTATCGCTTCAGAAATACCTGCCAACCACGAGCGTTTATCCAAGGTAGCTAGAAAGGAATAATCATTGAAAACCGCAACGGGAGGCGTAAAAGTCCCTAAGAAATTTTTCTTTCCCTTATAATTCACACTATTCTTCACACCAACACCAGAGTCATTCTGAGAAAGCACTGTTGTTGGTATTCTAACATGACGAATTCCTCTGTGAGAAATTGCAGCTGCATAACCTACTAAATCTAGGATTGCGCCCCCTCCTATTGCGAAAACATAGGAGTGTCGATCTACAGCATATTCATCAATCGCTTGAACAATTGATTCAAGTGCTTGCGGATCATTTTTACAAACCTCTCCGCCAGTTATTACCAAGGGAGGCCCAGCTAAAACGACATCATTAAGATCTTTAAAATAGTCCTGCAGCTCCTGATTCAAATTCGGATGATGCTTCCAAACCGAACTGTCAACAACAACGAGCACTTTTTGTTTGAAATCTGGATTTCTCCTTTGTTGAAAGAAATCGCTAAGTAATTTATTATGTGGGGCAAAAATACCCTCTGTAAAATAGATATTGTAAGAATAATCTATGTTAAAGCCTTGTTTTAACACACGTTCCATACGTATAATAATAATTAAGTGACAACAAATTTCTTTGCTAAAACAATAGACAGCGGTAAAATACAACAAACGGCAAGTGCAAGCACCCAGAAACCACTGAGGGCAATCCAACTCGCATTCATCAGAATTAATGCTAAAACCCCGAACTTAACTGCTTTACGAATATCCATGGGTTCTAAAGTTTTCAACGCCTTGAATAACGGTTGACTAATCATAAGCACGAATCCGCCAATGAAAATAAATGCATAAAGATGGCCACTTTGCCACGCAAAATAGCTTAAGATTAAAATAACCAAAAGGTAAAGCCCTAAAGATACCTGTAATGCAGTTTTATTATTTCCATACACCTCTCCACGGGAAATATTTGTTACGGAAGCAATATAGATTACCGGCACAAGTGCGATGTACCAATGTGTTAACGAAGCTGGAATAACAGCAAAACCCAACAACAGATTTAAGCCTCGACACATACCCATTGCTATGGGACCCAGAATAAAATGATGTTTTGCTATCCCATTATACAAAATACACATCACGACAATAGCCAATGCTACGTATAAACAGGTCATGTTGACCTGCATCGCTAACCAGCATGCAATTACAAAGGATACGATTCCGAAAATAGAAGCTGACGATATCGCAATCCTTCCCGACGGTATCGGGCGCTCAGGGCGTTCAATTCGATCTAATTTGGCATCAAAGACATCGTTAAACACAATACCTCCTGTATAAAGCAACATACTAGATACGACGATATTAACGATATCCATCCAAGACGGTAAACCTTGGATCATAAACAAACAGGCAATAGCTAAACCTGCCAGCACATCGCTGATCGCTGTCAACACATTTGAAGGTCTAATCAATTGCATCCATGCCTTCATATCTTCTCCCCTCTGTCTTTATGAAATAATAATAGATCCCTTGTTTAGACGGGGTTGTTGTCCTCCACGTAATATCGTGTTACCTTCAAATTTTGCTGTAGGATCAGCATTCAACGTCTCGTTTAAAGACTCTAAGTCTAAATGATTCGCAACTTTGAATGCATCAATTGCATTGCTATAGGTAACTTTTTCCACACTCGCTCGATCAACACCTTTTTGAAGCATTAGCGCCGCAGTTTTTGGAACTGCTAGCGGATCACTAATTCCCCAATCAGCCGCGGAATTAACCATGATATTTTCAGCGCCATAGGTTTTAACGATATCTACCATACGCTCATTACCCATCTTCGTAAATGGATAAATGGTAAAACCTGCCCAGAATCCTCGATCTAACACATCCTTTACTGTCTCTTCAGAGTTATGATCGATAATTACCATTTGAGGATCCAATCCATGCTCTAAAGCAATTTCCATACTACGTAAGGTACCACGCGTTTTATCACGATGTGGGGTATGAACCTGCACTGGAACATTCGCTTCTTTCGCTAATTCCAATTGTGCTCTATAATATTTCTCTTCTGCCGGAGTTTGATCATCAAATCCGATCTCTCCAATGCCCAAAACACCTTCTTTATAAATAAAATGAGGCAGTAACTCCATCACTTGCTCGGCTAAAGGTTCATTATTTGCCTCACGAGAATTTAAACCGATCGTACAAAAATGTCGGATACCAAATTGAGATGCTCTAAATCGCTCCCATCCAATCAAACTACTGTAATAATCTTTAAATGTATCCAGTCCCGTTCGCGGTTGTCCAACCCAAAAGGCAGGCTCTATAACCAATAAAACACCGGCGTCAAACAGTGCTTGATAATCATCGGTCGTTCGGGAAACCATATGGATATGTGGATCAACAAATTTCATCCCTTTAATCACATCCAATTCCAACGGTATAGGCTTACCCATACTGGATAAGTCTCTATTCATTTCAGTACACATAGGCTTTATTATTTATATGCTTCCAATACTTGTTCTATTGGAGAAATTTGTTCCAATTCTTGAGCATGCGCGATCTTAAATGATTCACTCAAATGCGCATGATTAGCCGCTAAAGCCTGAAGAAGGAGTGCTTTCTTCGCTTCATCGTTCTCTAAATTATAGGCCTCAGCCAATATATCTAAAGCTCGGGACGGTAAATAGTCTTTTGCTAAAATCCATAACATGGGATGGATTTCGCGTTTTGCAGAGTGTCGCTCATAGATATAGTCGACAATAGAGTCTGCCAATGGCTTATTGTTTTTATCAAACAAGCCGTAAATATTTAATATCTTTTTACTGGTAAAGAACGCTTTTAGAACCAATTGATTCCACGATTCTTCATCCAAATATAAAAATGGGAACTTATTATGTTCAATCACTGCTTCTTGAACAGTCCCAATATTATTACGTATACCTTCTTTACAACGCTCAATCCATTGCTCTGGATAGTCCAATATGGGCAATGCGGCATACAGCGCTTCGAGTTCATGCATATCGGCGAACTCAAATAACCGATTGATAAATTGTTGATAGGCTTCCTTATCGTCTGCTATTTGACCGAGCAACCAAACTCTAGCCAACTTTAAGACTGTCCAGTTGACTATCAACAAATTATCGGTATCTTCTGGAGAAATGCTAATTAAGGATTCACGAGTTTCGAAAGTTAAACGTCTATTCAGCGTGGAAAATATACGAACAAAGTGCTTCTTATAATCTTCTTGAATTTGTTTACTGCTCAGTGCTAAATATGCTTTCTCATCTTCGGAAAGCAATTGAAATAGTCTTTCACTTACTTTATCGTTCGTTTTCATCGTTTAGGTTTATCCAATAATAGCAATTCTACTCCTTAAATCCAAACTACTTTTGGAATTTGATTTGCATATCTTTGTATTCAATTTTCATTGGAGGACCAACGTGAACTTGGACACCAATAAGGCCCTTGTCACTCTTGTTTTTCGAATCATTGTCGATCACTTCGCTCATCAATTTCCCGTTCACGTAGTGTGACAGTTTATTTCCCTCAGCTACAATTTCGATTTCATTCCAATCTTCCGACTTGATTGCATTTTTTAAGTTGTCAGCGTTATCTAACGTGTCCAGTACATTTCTATTAGTCCAAGCATTTCCTTTCGCTTCCGCAACAACGCCTTCTTTAATCTCGCCTATCTCAGCACGTTCGCCACGATATGCTAGCGTAGTACGCTTACGTTCTTCGTAATTTTGACCCGTATAGTTTTTCTTCC encodes:
- the gldB gene encoding gliding motility lipoprotein GldB gives rise to the protein MSPTINKLFLFLFLSFLFISCQSKKGKPDVSSVPVDIKIERFDRAIAELKPEDIQSKNKSWQQQYNPFYSDYMQFMLKVSDPRDSIYLNEVLSEVIKKKDFVDLAAAVAKKYPDMKKQEAELSAAFSYIKYYFPNYEVPRLISFFSGFEVQVPIGEKYIGIGLDMFLGTNSPFYPALIGSIPLYVSRRFTPENITPRVIEAVIREELYPIKDADVNTLQQMVYHGKVLYAMDQLTDCQDSLKIGYTSAQLAWAEQYQRDVWQWFLEEDLLYSTDYLRTQKYFTEAPFTPELGGNNESAPKLGTFIGWQIVRKYMEKHPEKTLTDLLKAENAQEILEDSKFKGN
- a CDS encoding NAD+ synthase, translated to MKIALSQLNYHIGNFEQNNHKIIQAIQVAKASGAELIVFAELAIGGYPAKDLLRNSSFLDQCEQSVREIAQACQGIGCIIGAPVRNKDAEGKALYNTALLLENGEVKHTVKKSLLPDYDVFDEYRYFEPNKHVNCIQFHGKTIALTICEDLWDDDGPNSYVGDIMLELAKEQPDLIINIAASPFSYTHFESRKNVLSRNVIKTNAPLIYVNQVGAHTDIIFDGRSLAFNKKAEIIGELEAFKEDMAYVELEKDLTAFEENRVVNHTEISLIHQAIILGLKDYFQKSGFKKAVLGLSGGLDSALVAALACEALGPENVLSVLMPSIYSSDHSLKDALDLVKNTGCEHRIIPIKDIANAFEVGLAESFAGKSPDTTEENIQARTRGTLLMAMSNKFGNILLNTSNKSEAAVGYGTLYGDMAGSLSVIGDVYKTQAYQLANYINRDREIIPVNTIVKPPSAELRPDQKDSDSLPPYDTLDAILFQLVEMEKSASELIHLGFDEALVQRISKLLNNAEFKRFQAPPILRVSPKAFGSGRAMPLVAKYPF
- a CDS encoding DUF4136 domain-containing protein; translated protein: MKSLWSIIIVGIALFFASCSSYKYNTTRVQNLDFSQYKTYGWLPPVDSLSKNYFTNDISRSNIISSANKEIEARGLSYSKENPDVLFRYVTIVNNKSRVVYSQSYGWGGPWGMYRPWGWGWYGGGASYPVGKERFRYAHVIIEAIDRRSNAVVWQARGSGEIKSPEKAINNLPKVIQGIFKEYPMK
- a CDS encoding GntR family transcriptional regulator; translated protein: MTSKVTDFLKTIQISDFSATPKYQQLASAIIDAVKNGTLEKDDMLPSINELSVYVDISRDTVEKAYKFLKNSDVIASIPGKGYYVATTDVKQRHKIALLLNKLSAHKKIVYDSFAKELADEAALDLFVYNSDITYLRTLLSNLTKTYDYYVLFPHFKEGRDQASEIINKYIPREKLVLLGKYVDDIQGDFAAVYENYEKDIYSALEEALPALSKYSTIKLIFPDNSDYPKSIIKGFYKFAQQYAFNHSLVSDLDKERISVGTCYINIAEDDLVKLLDKIIGKKLKIGVDVGVISYNETPLKKFILNGITTISTDFEMMGKMAAELIINKSKDHVEVPFYINQRPSI
- a CDS encoding Dyp-type peroxidase, translating into MVVNNSNVANQAQNVTDYPNNNTFFLVWELNSQISPTILKTIFQRVCALVINLNHSVLNRFPNAKASVVMGIGHDAWRKLNLPSPLPKELKNFQTIRGDKHTAVATAADLHFHIRADERSLAYDMANEISLVMNEIGNCIVEVQGFRYWDSRSILGFVDGTENPHGPERDYFAVVSDADPRYAGGSYLFVQKYIHDLRAWNNLSIEAQEKVIGRSKAMDIEMSDNEKPSNSHSALANVGDNFKVVRDNMPFGSVSDNEMGTYFICYASTFSTVEKMLTNMFVGNPEGNYDRILDFSTAKTGSLFFAPSLTMLSELAG
- a CDS encoding alkaline phosphatase family protein; the encoded protein is MNRVAVIDVVGLSQSVLGEYTPFLNEYIKRHHLGDIKPAMPALTTAAQTTYLTGKNPNEHGIVANGWYDHAASEIQFWKQSNKLVQSENIWVTAKKRNPAFTCAQMFWWYNMYNDADYSVTPRPNYLADGRKMPDCYAYPASLRDELTEKFGKFPLFNFWGPNANITSSRWIADAAMYVEEKHQPTLNLIYLPHLDYCLQKHGPNLELIKSELLEIDTLVKELVTFFEGRGIEVVILSEYGIAAVDQPIHINRALRKEGFLEIRIERGLELLDAAASDAFAVSDHQIAHVYCKNRSIQERVKKSLSQLDGVDKVLDKEEQKAYGMDHERSGDLLVLAKRNAWFTYYFWEDDNVAPDYARMVDIHKKPGYDPVEMFMTSKSRAIFKLLLKKIGFRATLDITPLDANLVKGSHGIIDVEQQYFPIWISKDKFESSLEPTAIKDIILNKIFGPMG